Proteins encoded by one window of Candidatus Nitrosocosmicus hydrocola:
- a CDS encoding adenylate/guanylate cyclase domain-containing protein, whose product MKDRITIDIPSYFHNKNFGKFARPKQCYLPIATTVSMNMEDQDGTSKIRTGTRRVEYNEDNTDTDKINIRKYFDPTIYRMLLNPQEHDLRSEKLVIVFWDIAGFATLCNRLNEQPFIIVDLLRNFFSDAERVIRKNGGIINKLIGDRIMAFFIITNQMKTKWRRMQLILLWN is encoded by the coding sequence ATGAAAGATAGAATAACTATTGATATCCCATCATATTTTCATAATAAAAATTTTGGTAAATTTGCTAGACCTAAACAATGCTATCTTCCTATAGCGACAACTGTCAGTATGAATATGGAAGACCAAGACGGAACATCTAAAATCCGAACCGGAACTAGGAGAGTTGAGTATAATGAAGATAACACGGATACCGACAAGATAAACATCAGAAAATATTTTGATCCGACAATATATCGGATGCTACTAAATCCACAAGAACACGATCTAAGAAGTGAAAAATTGGTAATTGTATTTTGGGACATAGCAGGTTTTGCTACTTTATGCAACAGATTGAATGAACAACCATTCATAATAGTGGATCTCTTAAGGAATTTTTTTAGCGACGCAGAAAGAGTAATCCGAAAAAACGGCGGTATAATTAACAAATTGATTGGAGATAGAATCATGGCTTTTTTTATTATCACCAATCAAATGAAAACCAAATGGCGTCGAATGCAGTTAATACTGCTCTGGAATTAA
- a CDS encoding DUF421 domain-containing protein — protein sequence MEVVSSLTEYLNSAMSFEPGLTLSIIIRTMVVAGILLFVIKWVGSKGVSQLTTYQLIIILSLGNIVAEPMINTETPILSMVTVVIIIILVFKILDYVSAKNKRMEKIINPEVIELVKDGQVIKEGMIKARIGNKEYESFMRLAGIKQIDQIEISNLEINGQISFIRKSVKNSEHF from the coding sequence ATGGAAGTAGTATCCTCTTTAACCGAATATTTGAATTCAGCTATGAGTTTTGAGCCTGGATTGACCTTATCTATAATTATTAGGACAATGGTTGTCGCAGGAATTTTATTATTTGTTATTAAATGGGTTGGGAGCAAAGGTGTCAGTCAACTTACTACATATCAATTGATAATAATTCTTAGTCTTGGAAACATAGTTGCAGAACCTATGATCAACACAGAGACACCGATTCTTTCTATGGTTACTGTAGTCATAATAATTATCCTGGTGTTTAAAATATTAGATTATGTTAGTGCCAAAAACAAACGAATGGAAAAAATCATCAATCCTGAAGTTATTGAATTAGTCAAAGATGGACAAGTAATTAAAGAAGGAATGATAAAAGCAAGAATTGGGAATAAAGAATATGAATCATTTATGCGTTTAGCTGGGATAAAACAAATCGATCAAATAGAGATATCGAACTTGGAGATAAACGGTCAAATAAGTTTTATTAGAAAGTCCGTGAAAAATAGTGAGCATTTTTAG
- a CDS encoding adenylate/guanylate cyclase domain-containing protein — translation MASNAVNTALELRERFKITKDHLAQQLVKKDLNNIKIDISLKCGIHFGDVLIGLLETKYRNQITLIGSNVNFANRLEGIADN, via the coding sequence ATGGCGTCGAATGCAGTTAATACTGCTCTGGAATTAAGAGAAAGATTTAAGATAACTAAGGACCACTTGGCCCAACAATTAGTCAAAAAAGATCTCAATAATATTAAAATTGATATTAGTCTAAAATGTGGAATTCATTTCGGAGATGTACTTATTGGTCTTTTAGAAACCAAATATAGAAATCAGATTACTCTTATAGGTTCGAATGTTAATTTTGCAAATAGATTAGAAGGAATTGCAGATAACTAG